From the genome of Streptomyces sp. NBC_00523:
CCACGCTGAACGCCGAGTACCTGCCGACCCGCCTGGGTTACGTGGTGCGCTGCTCCAGCGCCGAGGCCGTGCACCGGGACGGCCGTACGTACCTCAAGCGCGCCGCGGGACCGGTGGAGCTGGAGCAGCCCACCGAGGAGGGCATGGCGGAGCTGCGCGGGCTGTACGCCGAGGAGAACCGGTCCACGTCGTTCATCGAGTACGGCGACCGGTTCCGCTTCAGCATGAACGCGGGGGACTACCGTGCTCCCCGGATCTGAGGACATCGTCCGGTACGCGCTGCCGCCGGAGGCGGACCGCTTCGCGGAGCTGTGCGCGGCGACGCCCATGGAGGACGTCGGCAAGGGCCGGAAGGGCGCCGTACTCACCAGGCCGGACACGGACGGCGGTGTGCCGCTCGTACGCACGACCACGCGGTACGCGCGTCCCGCGCTGCGCTTCCGGGACGTGCACGAGCGGCTGGCCGCAGAGGTGCGGGAGTGCGCGGGGCTCCCGGTCGCCTTCGACAACGCGCTCGCCGAGCGCTACACGAGCGCGTACACGACGATGGGCCGCCACTGCGACCAAGCGCTCGACCTGGCCGATGACTCGTACATCGCCGTCTTCTCCTGCTACCGGGACCCGGACGCGTACCCGCGCCGGAAGCTGGTCTTCGAGTCCAAGGAGCGGCCGGACGCCGGGACGCTGGAGATCCCGCTCGTCCACAACGGTGTGGTCGCCTTCTCCGTGGCCGCGAACCGCCGCCTGAGGCACCGGATCCTCGCGGACCCGGCGGGCGGGGGCGGGGACAACGAGTGGCTGGGCCTCACGTTCCGGACCTCGAAGACCCTCCTCCGCTTCCGGGGCGGCGTCCCGTACCTCCCGCAGGGCGTACCGCTCACGCTCGCGGACGAGGAGCAGGCGCGCGCGTTCTACGGGCTGCGGCGGCGCGAGAACGAGGAGACGGACTTCGCGTACCCCGAAGTGAGCCGCACCGTCAGCGCGAGCGATCTGCTGCCGCCGGTCTGAGCCCGGAAACGGCGGTGCCCCCGGTTCCGGAGAGTTCCGGAACCGGGGGCACCGCCCGCGCGGAGCGGGTCAGTCCTGGCCGCCCACGTGGTGGACGCGGACCATGTTGGTGGTGCCGGGGACACCGGGGGGCGAGCCGGCCGTGATGACCATCGTGTCGCCCTCGTTGTAGCGGCCGAGCTTCAGCAGCTCCGAGTCGACCAGGTCGACCATCGCGTCCGTGGTGTCCACGTGCGGGACCACGTGGGCCTCGACGCCCCAGCTGAGCGCCAGCTGGTTGCGGGTGGACTCGTCCGTGGTGAAGGCCAGGATCGGCTGCGCGGCGCGGTAGCGGGACAGCCGGCGGGCGGTGTCACCGGACTTGGTGAAGGCGACCAGGGCCTCGCCGCCCAGGAAGTCCGCGATCTCGCAGGCAGCGCGGGCCACCGAACCACCCTGCGTACGGGGCTTCTTGCCCGGCACCAGCGGCTGGAGGCCCTTGGAGAGCAGCTCCTCCTCGGCGGCGACCACGATCTTCGACATGGTCTTGACGGTCTCGATCGGGTACGCGCCGACCGAGGACTCCGCGGAGAGCATGACCGCGTCCGCGCCGTCCAGGATCGCGTTGGCGACGTCGGACGCCTCGGCGCGGGTCGGGCGGGAGTTGGTGATCATCGACTCCATCATCTGGGTCGCCACGACCACCGGCTTGGCGTTGCGCCGGCACAGCTCCACGAGGCGCTTCTGCACCATCGGGACCTTCTCCAGCGGATATTCGACGGCGAGGTCGCCACGGGCGACCATCACACCGTCGAAGGCCATGACGATGCCCTCCATGTGCTCGACGGCCTGCGGCTTCTCCACCTTGGCGATGACGGGGACCCGGCGGCCCTCCTCGTCCATCACCTTGTGGACGTCCTTGATGTCGTTGGCATCGCGGACGAAGGAGAGCGCGACCAGGTCGCAGCCCATCCGCAGGGCGAAGCGCAGGTCCTCGACGTCCTTCTCGGACAGGGCCGGGACGTTGACCGCGGCACCCGGCAGGTTGATCCCCTTGTGGTCGGAGATCACCCCGCCCTCGATGACGATGGTGTGGACCCGGGGGCCCTCGACGGAGACGACCTTGAGCTCGACGTTGCCGTCGTTGATCAGGATCGGGTCGCCCTTGGCGACGTCACCGGGCAGGCCCTTGTAGGTCGTGCCGCAGATCGACTTGTCCCCGGGGACGTCCTCGGCGGTGATGACGAACTCGTCCCCGCGGACCAGCTCGACCGGACCCTCGGCGAACTTCGCCAGGCGGATCTTCGGGCCCTGGAGGTCGGCGAGCACGCCCACCGCCCGCCCGGTCTCGGCGGCGGCCTTGCGGACCCGGTCGTAACGACCCTGGTGTTCCGCGTGGGAGCCGTGACTGAAGTTGAAACGGGCCACGCTCATGCCGGCCTCGATCAGAGCGACGAGCTGCTCGTGGGAGTCGACGGCGGGGCCGAGGGTGCAGACGATTTTGGAACGGCGCATGAGGCGGATCCTATCGGTTTGTTTCGCTGCGGAATATTCCGGCTGGTGGAAGATACAAAAGGGCGGGGGTCTGCTCAGTTGTCGACCAGTGCGAAGGTCTGGATGGCGATCTCCAGCTCTTCGTCCGTCGGCACCACGGCGACCGCGACCCGTGCGTAATCCGGCGAGATCAGCCGCGGTACGCCGGACCGTACGGCGTTGAGATCCGCGTCCACCGCGAGGCCCAGCTCCTCCAGACCGGCGATGGCAGCCTCCCGTACCGGGGCGGAGTTCTCGCCCACCCCCGCCGTGAAGACCACGGCGTCCACCCGGCCGAGGACCGCCGCATAGGCGCCGATGTACTTCTTCAGCCGGTGGACGTAGATGTCGAAGGCGAGCGCGGCCCGCTCGTCGCCCTCGTCCACCCGGCGCCGGATCTCCCGCATGTCGTTGTCACCGCACAGCCCCACCAGGCCGCTCTTCTTGTTGAGCAGGACGTCGATCTCGTCCGCCGACATCCCCGCCACCCGCTTCAGGTGGAAGGTGACGGCCGGATCGATGTCACCGGAGCGGGTACCCATGACCAGCCCCTCCAAGGGGGTCAGCCCCATCGACGTCTCCACGCACCGCCCGCCCGCGACCGCCGACGCCGACGCCCCGTTGCCCAGGTGCAGCACGATGACGTTGACGTCCTCCGGCTCCTTGCCCAGCAGCCGGGCGGCCTTGCGGGAGACGTACGCGTGCGAGGTGCCGTGGAAGCCGTAGCGGCGGATGCGGTGGGCGTCGGCCGTCTCCACGTCGATCGCGTACCGCGCCGCGTACTCCGGCATCGTCGTGTGGAACGCCGTGTCGAACACCGCCACCTGCGGCAGGTCCGGGCGCAGCGCCTGGGCGGTGCGGATGCCCGTGATGTTGGCCGGGTTGTGCAGCGGCGCCACGGGGACCAGGCGCTCGATCTCCTTGAGGACCTCGTCGGTGATCACGGTCGGCTCGGTGAACCGGAGCCCGCCGTGCACCACCCGGTGCCCGATCGCCGCCAGCTCGGGGGAGTCCAGGCCGAGACCGTCGGCGGCCAGCTCCTCGGCCGCCGCCTTCAGCGCCTCGTCGTGGTCGGCGATCCGGCCCTCGCGCTCCCGGGGCTCGCCGCCCCCGGCCAGCGGGGTGTGGACGAGCCGGGAGGTCTCCTCGCCGATCCGCTCGACCAGGCCGGACGCCAGCCGGGAGCGGTCGTCCATGTCGAGGAGCTGGTACTTCACGGAGGACGAGCCGGAGTTGAGCACGAGCACCCGGCCCGGCTTCCTCGCCGCCGCCGTGTCTTCGGTGTTCGGGGTGGTCATGCGGGTCACTCCTCGCCCTGGGCCTGGATCGCGGTGATGGCCACGGTATTCACGATGTCCTGCACGAGCGCGCCCCGGGACAGGTCGTTGACCGGCTTGCGCAGCCCCTGGAGGACCGGGCCGACCGCCACCGCGCCCGCCGAGCGCTGCACGGCCTTGTACGTGTTGTTGCCGGTGTTGAGGTCCGGGAAGATCAGGACCGTCGCCTGCCCGGCCACCTCGGAGCCCGGCAGCTTGGTCGCGGCCACGCTCGGCTCGACCGCCGCGTCGTACTGGATGGGCCCCTCGATCCTCAGGTCCGGGCGGCTCCCGCGCACCCGGTCCGTCGCCTCGCGCACCTTGTCGACGTCGGCGCCGGTGCCCGAGGTGCCCGTCGAGTACGACAGCATCGCGATCCGGGGATCGACGCCGAAGCGGGCGGCGGTGGCGGCGGACTGCACGGCGATGTCCGCGAGCTGCTCGGCGTCCGGGTCCGGGTTGACCGCGCAGTCGCCGTACACCAGCACCTTGTCCGCGAGACACATGAAGAAGACCGAGGAGACGATCGAGGCGTCCGGCTTCGTCTTGATGATCTCGAAGGCGGGCCGGATGGTCGCCGCCGTGGAGTGCACCGCCCCGGAGACCATCCCGTCGGCCAGGCCCTCCTGGACCATCAGGGTGCCGAAGTAGTTGACGTCCGAGACCACGTCGTACGCCAGCTCGACCGTCACTCCGCGGTGCGCCCGCAGCTGTGCGTACCGCTCGGCGAACGACTGGCGCAGCTCCGAGGTCTGGGGGTCGATGAGCTGGGTCTCGGCCAGGTCGATGCCGAGGTCCGCGGCCTTCTTGCGGATCACGTCGACGTCGCCGAGGAGGGTGAGGTCGCAGACATCGCGGCGCATCAGGACGTCGGCCGCGCGCAGCACGCGTTCCTCGGTGCCTTCCGGCAGCACCACCCGGCGCCGGTCCGCGCGTGCCTGCTCCAGCAGCTCGTGCTCGAACATCATCGGCGTGACCCGGCCGCTGCGGGCGACCGAGACCCGGTCGAGGAGGGCGGCGGTGTCGACGTGGCGCTCGAAGAGGCCGAGCGCGGTTTCCGCCTTGCGCGGGGTCGCCGCGTTGAGCCTGCCCTCCAGGGCGAAGAGCTCCGCGGCGGTGGGGAAGGAGCCGCCGGCCACCGAGATCACCGGGGTGCCCGGTGCGAGCCGCGCGGCCAGCGTGAGTATCTCCTCGCCGGGCCGCTCGTCCAGGGTGAGCAGCAGCCCGGCGATCGGCGGCGTCCCGGCGCTGTGCGCGGCGAGCGAGCCGATCACCAGGTCCGCGCGGTCCCCGGGCGTCACCACCATGCACCCCGGGGTCAGCGCCTTCAGCAGGTTCGGCAGCATGGCCCCGCCGAAGACGAAGTCCAGCGCGTCCCGGGCGAGCCCGGAGTCGTCGCCGAGGAGCACCGTGCCGTCCAGGGCCGCGGTGATCTGGGCGACCGTCGGCGCCGAGAGGGCCGGCTCGTCCGGCAGCACCGAGCAGGGGACCGGCAGGGTCGCGGTGAGGCGTTCGGCGACGACGTCCCGGTCGGCGGGGGCCACCCGGTTCACGATCATCGCGAGCACGTCGCAGCCCAGGCCCGAGTAGGCCCGGTACGCGTTGCGGGTCTCGGCGCGCACCGACTCCGCGTTCTGGTCCTGGCCGCCGACCACCGCGATCACCGAGGCGCCGAACTCGTTGGCCAGGCGGGCGTTGAGCGCCAGCTCGTCGGGGAGCTGGGTGGCGGCGAAGTCGGTGCCGAGGACGAGGACCACCTCGTAGTCGACGGCCACCCGGTGGAAGCGCTCGACGAGCCGGGAGACGAGTTCGTCGGTGCCCTGCTCGGCCTGGATCGCGGACGCCTCGTGGTAGTCCATCCCGTAGACCGTGCCCGGGTCCTGGGAGAGCCGGTAGCGGGCCCGCAGCAGCTCGAAGAGCCGGTCGGGGTCGTCGTGCACCAGGGGGCGGAACACCCCGACCCGGTCCACCTGGCGGGTCAGCAGCTCCATGACGCCCAGGTCCACGACCTGGCGGCCGTCTCCCCGGTCGATCCCGGTCACGTACACGCTGCGCGTCACGCGTGCTCTCCCGTCGTCTCTGGCCCGGTATGGTGCCCGGTTCGAGTGGTAATCGCCCGTTTGACGATACCCGTGGGGGCGGAGGGGCCGCCCGCCGGACGACTGCCCCGCGAAGGCGCCCGCAGGCCGCCCCGGAGCAGCCGGGAGCGCGAGCCGCGCGCCCGGCGTGGGACACTCGTCGTGACTCACGGTACGGGGGAGGCGGAAGAAGCCCCCGTACCGGATGTCAGTGGACGGGCCCAGCGAGCAGGAGACGGAACAGGATGCGCATCGGAGTTCTCACCGCAGGCGGCGACTGCCCCGGCCTGAACGCAGTGATCCGTTCGGTCGTCCACCGGGCCGTCGTCGGCCACGGCGACGAGGTCATCGGCTTCGAGGACGGCTTCAAGGGCCTC
Proteins encoded in this window:
- the pyk gene encoding pyruvate kinase → MRRSKIVCTLGPAVDSHEQLVALIEAGMSVARFNFSHGSHAEHQGRYDRVRKAAAETGRAVGVLADLQGPKIRLAKFAEGPVELVRGDEFVITAEDVPGDKSICGTTYKGLPGDVAKGDPILINDGNVELKVVSVEGPRVHTIVIEGGVISDHKGINLPGAAVNVPALSEKDVEDLRFALRMGCDLVALSFVRDANDIKDVHKVMDEEGRRVPVIAKVEKPQAVEHMEGIVMAFDGVMVARGDLAVEYPLEKVPMVQKRLVELCRRNAKPVVVATQMMESMITNSRPTRAEASDVANAILDGADAVMLSAESSVGAYPIETVKTMSKIVVAAEEELLSKGLQPLVPGKKPRTQGGSVARAACEIADFLGGEALVAFTKSGDTARRLSRYRAAQPILAFTTDESTRNQLALSWGVEAHVVPHVDTTDAMVDLVDSELLKLGRYNEGDTMVITAGSPPGVPGTTNMVRVHHVGGQD
- the pta gene encoding phosphate acetyltransferase, whose translation is MTRSVYVTGIDRGDGRQVVDLGVMELLTRQVDRVGVFRPLVHDDPDRLFELLRARYRLSQDPGTVYGMDYHEASAIQAEQGTDELVSRLVERFHRVAVDYEVVLVLGTDFAATQLPDELALNARLANEFGASVIAVVGGQDQNAESVRAETRNAYRAYSGLGCDVLAMIVNRVAPADRDVVAERLTATLPVPCSVLPDEPALSAPTVAQITAALDGTVLLGDDSGLARDALDFVFGGAMLPNLLKALTPGCMVVTPGDRADLVIGSLAAHSAGTPPIAGLLLTLDERPGEEILTLAARLAPGTPVISVAGGSFPTAAELFALEGRLNAATPRKAETALGLFERHVDTAALLDRVSVARSGRVTPMMFEHELLEQARADRRRVVLPEGTEERVLRAADVLMRRDVCDLTLLGDVDVIRKKAADLGIDLAETQLIDPQTSELRQSFAERYAQLRAHRGVTVELAYDVVSDVNYFGTLMVQEGLADGMVSGAVHSTAATIRPAFEIIKTKPDASIVSSVFFMCLADKVLVYGDCAVNPDPDAEQLADIAVQSAATAARFGVDPRIAMLSYSTGTSGTGADVDKVREATDRVRGSRPDLRIEGPIQYDAAVEPSVAATKLPGSEVAGQATVLIFPDLNTGNNTYKAVQRSAGAVAVGPVLQGLRKPVNDLSRGALVQDIVNTVAITAIQAQGEE
- a CDS encoding acetate kinase, whose amino-acid sequence is MTTPNTEDTAAARKPGRVLVLNSGSSSVKYQLLDMDDRSRLASGLVERIGEETSRLVHTPLAGGGEPREREGRIADHDEALKAAAEELAADGLGLDSPELAAIGHRVVHGGLRFTEPTVITDEVLKEIERLVPVAPLHNPANITGIRTAQALRPDLPQVAVFDTAFHTTMPEYAARYAIDVETADAHRIRRYGFHGTSHAYVSRKAARLLGKEPEDVNVIVLHLGNGASASAVAGGRCVETSMGLTPLEGLVMGTRSGDIDPAVTFHLKRVAGMSADEIDVLLNKKSGLVGLCGDNDMREIRRRVDEGDERAALAFDIYVHRLKKYIGAYAAVLGRVDAVVFTAGVGENSAPVREAAIAGLEELGLAVDADLNAVRSGVPRLISPDYARVAVAVVPTDEELEIAIQTFALVDN